In Streptomyces sp. NBC_00448, the following are encoded in one genomic region:
- a CDS encoding glycine--tRNA ligase translates to MAADKIDTIVSLSKRRGFVFPSSEIYGGSKAAWDYGPLGVELKENIKRQWWRSMVISRDDVVGLDSSVILAPDVWVASGHVATFSDPLTECTSCHKRYRADHLEEAYEAKHGKLPANGLADINCPHCGTKGAFTEPKQFSGMLQTHLGPTQDAGSVAYLRPETAQGIFVNFAQVQTTARRKPPFGIAQMGKSFRNEITPGNFIFRTREFEQMEMEFFVKPGEDEKWHEYWMEERWNWYTGLGLREENMRWLEHPKEKRSHYSTRTVDIEYRFQFGGQEFSELEGIANRTDYDLSSHAKASGQDLSYFDQEAGERWFPYVIEPAAGVNRGMLAFMLDAYNEDEAPNAKGVMEKRTVMRLDPRLAPVKVAVLPLSRNPQLSPKAKGLATALRKNWNIEFDDAGAIGRRYRRQDEIGTPFCVTVDFDTLDDNAVTVRERDTMKQERVSLDQVEAYLGSRLLGC, encoded by the coding sequence GTGGCCGCCGACAAGATCGACACCATCGTCAGCCTGAGCAAGCGCCGTGGCTTCGTTTTCCCGAGCAGTGAGATCTACGGCGGTTCCAAGGCCGCCTGGGACTACGGACCGCTGGGCGTCGAGCTCAAGGAGAACATCAAGCGCCAGTGGTGGCGCTCCATGGTGATTTCGCGTGACGACGTGGTGGGACTCGACTCGTCGGTGATCCTCGCACCCGACGTGTGGGTCGCCTCCGGCCACGTGGCCACCTTCTCCGACCCGCTCACCGAGTGCACCTCCTGCCACAAGCGCTACCGCGCCGACCACCTGGAGGAGGCGTACGAGGCGAAGCACGGCAAGCTTCCCGCGAACGGCCTGGCCGACATCAACTGCCCGCACTGCGGCACCAAGGGCGCCTTCACCGAGCCCAAGCAGTTCTCCGGCATGCTCCAGACCCACCTCGGCCCGACCCAGGACGCCGGCTCGGTGGCGTACCTGCGGCCCGAGACCGCGCAGGGCATCTTCGTGAACTTCGCCCAGGTGCAGACCACCGCCCGGCGCAAGCCGCCGTTCGGCATCGCGCAGATGGGCAAGTCGTTCCGCAACGAGATCACGCCCGGCAACTTCATCTTCCGCACCCGCGAGTTCGAGCAGATGGAGATGGAGTTCTTCGTCAAGCCGGGCGAGGACGAGAAGTGGCACGAGTACTGGATGGAGGAGCGGTGGAACTGGTACACCGGCCTCGGCCTGCGTGAGGAGAACATGCGCTGGCTGGAGCACCCGAAGGAGAAGCGCTCCCACTACTCGACGCGGACCGTCGACATCGAGTACCGCTTCCAGTTCGGCGGCCAGGAGTTCAGCGAGCTCGAGGGCATCGCCAACCGCACCGACTACGACCTGTCCTCGCACGCGAAGGCGTCCGGCCAGGACCTGTCGTACTTCGACCAGGAGGCCGGCGAGCGCTGGTTCCCGTACGTGATCGAGCCGGCGGCCGGTGTCAACCGCGGGATGCTCGCGTTCATGCTCGACGCCTACAACGAGGACGAGGCGCCCAACGCCAAGGGCGTCATGGAGAAGCGGACCGTCATGCGGCTCGACCCGCGGCTGGCGCCCGTCAAGGTCGCGGTGCTGCCGCTCTCCCGCAACCCGCAGCTCTCCCCGAAGGCGAAGGGCCTGGCCACCGCGCTGCGCAAGAACTGGAACATCGAGTTCGACGACGCGGGCGCGATCGGCCGCCGCTACCGCCGGCAGGACGAGATCGGCACGCCGTTCTGCGTCACCGTCGACTTCGACACCCTCGACGACAACGCCGTCACGGTGCGCGAGCGCGACACGATGAAGCAGGAGCGGGTCTCCCTGGACCAGGTCGAGGCGTACCTCGGCTCCCGGCTGCTGGGCTGCTGA
- a CDS encoding carboxypeptidase regulatory-like domain-containing protein: MKSTSLLRRLITLLIAAVVVAGMSLAVAGTARAEPARPNSSPTQHGSQAAAPKTEAPQAKAAKAKSAAPATTGSQAADYSAACGQTTTKHRFTCFALKRTDVKAQKALAQNATPAGYGPSDIQSAYDLPAATASPTVAVVDAFDDPKAESDLGVYRAQYGLPACTTANGCFTKVAQDGSSNYPSPSPAGDDWTSESSLDLDAVSAACPSCHILFVEADSDNGDSLPTAVETARTLGAKFISMSWGGPEDGTENSSDQQVFDHPGVVYAASSGDNGYAAGTIYPSTSKYVVSVGGTSLERSPGSGRGWAESVWGGAGSGCSQDVTKPAWQSAITACTTRADTDLSAVADPQTGLAIYNSYTDSGWDIYGGTSLSAPLITSMYALAGTPVPNTSPVSYPYDDPSRASDLSDVTSGSNGACSPSELCRAGTGWDGPTGLGTPHGVGALTTGPHGDIKGEVTGAGTGKPVTGVDVTTANGDYSATTGADGSYDLVVPAGSYDLTATKYGYADNAVTGVAVTDNTSVTENFSLTAKPLHTVSGNVTDGSGHGWPMRAKITVDGYPGGPVYSDPYTGHYSVSLPAGTTYTMHVASADLPGYTGQDATVAVNDSDVSQDVALKVDASTCTALGYAYQDVGSTEEFTGWTGKNLQDGWTVTDGVGNGQTWTFDNQGGWAPPKGSDGAFADVDSEVYYSIDGPDDKQDTSLVSPVIDLSGGQGGDSPEIGYDSSYIGSPGQTGSVDLSLDGGTTWTGVHQPYSDSGRVDIPVPQAAGKSDVRVRFHFTGSGSNRRWEVDNVLVGSRSCVPQTGGLVAGTVTDANTGAPLIGAKVSSDTDATASGVTTATPDDAGLGDGYYWLFSPHTGSTGFSVTDGKYTPAQAKAKVPADAVLHRDFALDAGHVTIAQQSVSTSQVLGAATSKTETFGNDGTAPVHVNLSAEDGGFTAMGTSPEAATPSGAAPLTTRTRTSRAAATPTTAVPGSGPVLRAAGPAVGPWTDTADYPEPVQDDAVASHDGKVYVVGGFNGSYALQDTNVYDPSTQAWSPLAELPERLEAASAAFLGDTLYVVGGWNDGDAGSTHTYAYDPAKDTWTRMADLPTGVAAAGSAVVDGKLYVIGGCTNGTSCAATATVSSYDPGSNAWTSEPDYPTAVSFTACGGVAAQVVCAGGSGSTSLTSTYSYAPGAGGWTAKADLPIDAWGASAATANGKLEVMGGAVNSGTEVTNQGFAYDPDTDSWSALPNSSNAGYRGGAACGIYKVGGAGPAGATSEVEHLPGYDQCGGDVGWMSEDTTAFDVAPGQSVTVRMTTDSSTQSQPGTYAGQVLVGTDSPYGSAQPIAVTMNVTPPKTWGKVSGTVSDSSGAPISGATVAICTMYATGTGTCGPTTYTLKTDGHGAYQLWLNKGFNPLQIIAAEDGYTPLMKIARIQKGGTTTVDFALPSNSAFTAAKTQDYLTAHVHSRAVK; encoded by the coding sequence ATGAAGAGCACGTCCCTGCTACGAAGACTCATCACCCTCCTGATCGCCGCAGTCGTCGTCGCGGGCATGTCCCTTGCCGTGGCGGGTACCGCTCGGGCCGAACCGGCGCGGCCCAACTCGTCCCCCACACAGCACGGTTCCCAGGCGGCCGCGCCGAAGACCGAAGCGCCGCAGGCCAAGGCCGCCAAGGCGAAGTCCGCGGCACCCGCCACGACAGGCTCGCAGGCCGCCGACTACTCGGCCGCGTGCGGGCAGACCACCACCAAGCACAGGTTCACCTGCTTCGCGCTGAAGCGCACCGACGTCAAGGCGCAGAAGGCGCTGGCACAGAACGCCACTCCGGCCGGCTACGGACCCAGCGACATCCAGTCCGCCTACGACCTGCCGGCCGCGACGGCGTCGCCGACCGTCGCCGTCGTCGACGCCTTCGACGACCCCAAGGCCGAGTCCGACCTCGGTGTCTACCGTGCGCAGTACGGGCTGCCGGCGTGCACCACGGCCAACGGCTGCTTCACGAAGGTCGCCCAGGACGGCAGCAGCAACTACCCCTCGCCGTCGCCGGCAGGTGACGACTGGACGTCCGAGAGCTCGCTCGACCTCGACGCCGTGTCAGCCGCCTGCCCCTCCTGCCACATCCTGTTCGTCGAGGCGGACAGCGACAACGGCGACAGCCTGCCCACGGCGGTCGAGACCGCCCGCACCTTGGGCGCGAAGTTCATCTCGATGAGCTGGGGCGGCCCGGAGGACGGCACCGAGAACAGCTCGGACCAGCAGGTCTTCGACCACCCGGGCGTCGTGTACGCCGCGTCCAGCGGTGACAACGGCTACGCCGCCGGGACCATCTACCCGTCCACGTCGAAGTACGTCGTGTCCGTCGGCGGCACATCGCTCGAACGCTCACCGGGCTCCGGCCGCGGCTGGGCCGAGTCGGTGTGGGGCGGCGCCGGCAGCGGCTGCTCGCAGGACGTGACCAAGCCCGCCTGGCAGAGCGCCATCACGGCGTGCACCACCCGCGCCGACACCGACCTCTCCGCCGTCGCCGATCCCCAGACCGGCCTGGCGATCTACAACAGCTACACCGACAGCGGCTGGGACATCTACGGCGGCACCAGCCTGTCCGCCCCTCTGATCACCTCGATGTACGCCCTCGCCGGCACCCCCGTCCCGAACACCTCGCCGGTGAGCTACCCCTACGACGACCCGAGCCGGGCGAGCGACCTGTCCGACGTCACCTCGGGCTCCAACGGCGCGTGCTCGCCGAGCGAGCTGTGCCGGGCCGGCACCGGCTGGGACGGCCCGACCGGTCTCGGCACGCCGCACGGTGTCGGCGCGTTGACCACCGGACCGCACGGTGACATCAAGGGCGAGGTGACCGGCGCGGGCACCGGCAAACCCGTCACCGGCGTCGACGTCACCACGGCGAACGGCGACTACTCCGCGACCACCGGCGCCGACGGCAGCTACGACCTGGTGGTCCCGGCCGGCAGCTACGACCTGACGGCGACCAAGTACGGCTACGCCGACAACGCTGTCACCGGTGTCGCGGTCACCGACAACACGTCGGTGACCGAGAACTTCTCACTCACCGCCAAGCCGCTCCACACCGTGTCCGGCAACGTCACCGACGGGTCGGGCCACGGCTGGCCGATGCGGGCGAAGATCACCGTCGACGGCTACCCCGGTGGCCCGGTCTACTCCGACCCGTACACCGGCCACTACTCGGTGTCCCTGCCCGCCGGAACCACGTACACGATGCACGTCGCATCCGCGGACCTGCCCGGCTACACCGGCCAGGACGCCACCGTGGCCGTGAACGACTCCGACGTGTCGCAGGACGTCGCCCTCAAGGTCGACGCGAGCACCTGCACCGCGCTCGGCTACGCCTACCAGGACGTGGGCAGCACCGAGGAGTTCACCGGCTGGACCGGCAAGAACCTGCAGGACGGCTGGACCGTGACCGACGGCGTCGGCAACGGCCAGACCTGGACCTTCGACAACCAGGGCGGCTGGGCACCGCCGAAGGGCAGTGACGGCGCCTTCGCCGACGTCGACTCCGAGGTGTACTACTCCATCGACGGCCCGGACGACAAGCAGGACACCTCGCTGGTCTCCCCGGTCATCGACCTGTCCGGCGGGCAGGGCGGCGACAGCCCCGAGATCGGCTACGACAGTTCGTACATCGGCTCTCCCGGCCAGACCGGCAGCGTCGATCTCAGCCTGGACGGCGGCACCACCTGGACGGGCGTGCACCAGCCCTACAGCGACTCCGGGCGCGTCGACATCCCCGTCCCGCAGGCCGCCGGGAAGTCCGACGTGCGGGTGCGCTTCCACTTCACCGGCAGCGGCAGCAATCGGCGCTGGGAGGTCGACAACGTCCTGGTCGGCTCCCGTTCCTGCGTCCCGCAGACCGGCGGCCTGGTGGCCGGCACCGTGACCGACGCCAACACCGGCGCCCCGCTGATCGGGGCGAAGGTCAGCAGCGACACGGACGCGACGGCCTCCGGCGTGACGACCGCCACCCCGGACGACGCGGGCCTGGGCGACGGCTACTACTGGCTGTTCAGCCCGCACACCGGCAGCACCGGGTTCTCCGTGACCGACGGCAAGTACACGCCGGCGCAGGCGAAAGCCAAGGTGCCGGCCGACGCCGTCCTGCACCGTGACTTCGCGCTCGACGCCGGCCACGTCACCATCGCGCAGCAGAGCGTCTCCACGAGCCAGGTGCTCGGTGCAGCCACGTCGAAGACCGAGACGTTCGGGAACGACGGCACCGCACCGGTGCACGTGAACCTCAGCGCGGAGGACGGAGGGTTCACCGCGATGGGTACCTCACCAGAGGCCGCCACCCCCTCTGGCGCGGCTCCCCTGACCACCAGGACCAGAACCAGCCGCGCCGCGGCGACCCCGACCACCGCGGTACCCGGGTCCGGCCCGGTGCTGAGGGCGGCCGGCCCGGCGGTGGGGCCGTGGACCGACACCGCCGACTATCCCGAGCCGGTGCAGGACGACGCGGTCGCGAGCCACGACGGGAAGGTCTACGTGGTCGGCGGCTTCAACGGGTCGTACGCGCTCCAGGACACCAACGTCTACGACCCGTCCACCCAGGCGTGGAGCCCGCTCGCCGAGCTGCCCGAGCGCCTCGAAGCGGCCTCCGCGGCGTTCCTCGGCGACACGCTGTACGTCGTGGGCGGGTGGAACGACGGCGACGCCGGCAGCACCCACACCTACGCCTACGATCCCGCCAAGGACACCTGGACGCGGATGGCCGACCTGCCCACCGGCGTCGCCGCGGCCGGCAGCGCGGTGGTCGACGGCAAGCTCTACGTCATCGGCGGCTGCACGAACGGCACGTCCTGCGCCGCCACGGCCACCGTCTCCAGCTACGACCCGGGCAGCAACGCCTGGACATCGGAACCGGACTACCCCACCGCGGTCTCCTTCACCGCCTGCGGGGGCGTCGCCGCGCAGGTGGTGTGCGCGGGCGGCTCCGGCAGCACCTCGCTGACCAGCACCTACTCCTACGCGCCGGGGGCCGGCGGCTGGACCGCGAAGGCCGACCTGCCGATCGACGCGTGGGGAGCCTCGGCCGCCACCGCGAACGGCAAGCTGGAGGTCATGGGCGGCGCCGTCAACAGCGGGACCGAGGTGACCAACCAGGGCTTCGCCTACGACCCCGACACCGACAGCTGGTCCGCCCTGCCCAACTCCAGCAACGCCGGCTACCGCGGCGGCGCGGCGTGCGGCATCTACAAGGTCGGCGGCGCCGGTCCGGCCGGCGCCACCTCCGAGGTCGAGCACCTGCCCGGCTACGACCAGTGCGGCGGTGACGTCGGCTGGATGTCGGAGGACACCACCGCGTTCGACGTCGCACCCGGCCAGAGCGTCACCGTGCGGATGACCACCGACTCCTCCACCCAGTCCCAGCCCGGCACGTACGCCGGGCAGGTGTTGGTCGGCACCGACTCGCCGTACGGCAGCGCCCAGCCGATCGCGGTGACGATGAACGTCACACCGCCCAAGACCTGGGGCAAGGTCAGCGGGACGGTGTCCGACAGCAGCGGCGCACCGATCTCCGGTGCCACCGTGGCGATCTGCACCATGTACGCCACCGGCACCGGTACCTGCGGGCCGACGACGTACACCCTGAAGACCGACGGGCACGGCGCCTACCAGCTCTGGCTGAACAAGGGCTTCAACCCGCTGCAGATCATCGCCGCCGAGGACGGCTACACCCCGCTGATGAAGATCGCCCGCATCCAGAAGGGAGGCACCACCACGGTCGACTTCGCCCTGCCGTCGAACAGCGCCTTCACCGCGGCGAAGACGCAGGACTACCTGACCGCCCATGTGCACAGCAGAGCCGTGAAGTAG
- a CDS encoding helix-turn-helix domain-containing protein, with translation MWETVGIPENEARVYEALIPLGHCTADVLSHRVDVTAARTTRALASLIQRGLVTRLPGRPVRYSAVEPALAGSVLIAKREHELRRLQQHLNKLDEAFHAETLANDPAEHIEVIRGAPKIWRTFVRVQRSARREVRAFDKPPYFVAAGEHGDEGPNLEERRSLEAGTIGYRVVYDQESVAVPGRLENIWEGIRRGERAKVGTSLPAKLVLCDDTMAIVSSAAEYHTGVAYLIHPSSLLDMTTALFEAVWARAVPLNRSGSTENQTSMSPLDRQLLGLLASGATDAVIARTFGWSVRTVQRHIHEHMQVVGVRTRFQLGMEAARRGWL, from the coding sequence ATGTGGGAAACCGTCGGGATACCTGAGAATGAGGCCCGGGTGTACGAAGCGCTCATCCCGTTGGGACACTGCACCGCTGACGTCCTGTCACATCGGGTCGACGTCACCGCGGCCAGGACCACGCGGGCGCTCGCGAGCCTGATCCAGCGCGGTCTGGTGACCCGGCTGCCGGGCCGGCCGGTCCGCTACTCGGCGGTGGAGCCGGCACTGGCCGGATCGGTCCTGATCGCCAAGCGGGAGCACGAACTGCGCCGGCTCCAGCAGCACTTGAACAAGCTGGACGAGGCGTTCCACGCCGAGACGCTCGCGAACGACCCGGCCGAGCACATCGAAGTGATCCGAGGCGCACCGAAGATATGGCGCACCTTCGTCCGGGTGCAGCGCTCCGCCCGGCGCGAGGTGCGGGCGTTCGACAAGCCGCCGTACTTCGTCGCCGCGGGCGAGCACGGGGACGAGGGCCCCAACCTCGAGGAGCGACGGTCGCTGGAGGCGGGCACCATCGGCTACCGGGTGGTCTACGACCAGGAGTCGGTGGCCGTCCCCGGCCGGCTGGAGAACATCTGGGAGGGGATCAGGCGCGGTGAACGCGCGAAGGTCGGCACGTCGCTGCCGGCGAAGCTCGTGCTGTGCGACGACACCATGGCGATCGTCAGTTCGGCCGCCGAGTACCACACCGGCGTCGCGTACCTCATCCACCCCTCGTCGCTGCTGGACATGACCACGGCACTCTTCGAGGCGGTCTGGGCCCGTGCCGTCCCGCTCAACAGGTCGGGGTCCACCGAGAACCAGACGTCGATGAGCCCGCTCGACCGCCAGTTGCTCGGGCTCCTCGCCAGCGGCGCCACCGACGCGGTGATCGCCCGCACCTTCGGGTGGAGCGTCCGCACCGTGCAGCGGCACATCCACGAGCACATGCAGGTCGTGGGGGTGCGGACGCGTTTCCAGCTCGGCATGGAAGCGGCGCGCCGCGGCTGGCTGTGA
- a CDS encoding class I SAM-dependent methyltransferase, giving the protein MPSDPHPDSYVDAAALYDLLNPWDPDLYPGDRFYAGLMATAGSVLDVGCGTGAMLHRMRADGHRGRLVGLDPDPDALARARRRTDVEWVEAAATGAAAWDGEFDLAVMTGHAFQFLVADEEIRASLAAVRAALRPGGRFAFETRHPQARAWEEWNPANAADVTGPGGRPLRVWHRVDSVAGGVVAFHGTTAAPGGTVLRVDRAELRFLEPAALNSLLAEAGYEIEAQYGDWVRGPLDAASREIVTVARRPAGPA; this is encoded by the coding sequence GTGCCTTCCGACCCGCACCCGGACTCGTACGTAGACGCCGCCGCGCTCTACGACCTGCTCAACCCGTGGGACCCCGACCTCTACCCGGGTGACCGCTTCTACGCCGGGCTGATGGCGACGGCGGGCTCCGTGCTGGACGTCGGCTGCGGTACGGGCGCGATGCTGCACCGGATGCGGGCCGACGGGCACCGGGGGCGGCTGGTCGGGCTGGACCCGGACCCTGACGCGCTGGCCCGGGCGCGGCGCCGTACGGACGTCGAGTGGGTCGAGGCGGCCGCGACCGGCGCCGCGGCCTGGGACGGGGAGTTCGACCTCGCGGTGATGACCGGGCACGCCTTCCAGTTCCTGGTGGCCGACGAGGAGATCCGCGCCTCGCTCGCGGCGGTCCGCGCCGCGCTGCGCCCCGGCGGGCGGTTCGCCTTCGAGACCCGGCACCCGCAGGCGCGGGCCTGGGAGGAGTGGAACCCGGCGAACGCCGCCGACGTCACCGGCCCGGGCGGCCGGCCCCTGCGGGTCTGGCACCGGGTGGACTCCGTGGCGGGCGGCGTCGTCGCCTTCCACGGCACCACCGCCGCGCCCGGCGGCACGGTGCTGCGGGTGGACCGGGCCGAGCTGCGCTTCCTCGAACCGGCCGCCCTCAACTCCCTTCTGGCCGAGGCCGGTTACGAGATCGAGGCGCAGTACGGCGACTGGGTCCGCGGACCGCTGGACGCCGCCAGCCGGGAGATCGTCACGGTCGCGCGGCGGCCGGCCGGACCGGCGTAG
- a CDS encoding isoprenyl transferase — MARRGILTRHRKTYRTPDAHPSGAHPPKIPGELVPKHVAIVMDGNGRWATERGLPRTEGHKVGEGVVLEVLKGCLEMGVKNLSLYAFSTENWKRSPDEVRFLMNFNRDVIRRRREEMNELGIRIRWVGRMPKMWKSVVHELQIAQERTVDNDAMTLYFCLNYGGRAEIADAAQALARDVASGRLDPSKVNEKTFAKYLYYPDMPDVDLFLRPSGEQRTSNYLLWQSSYAEMVFQDVLWPDFDRRDLWRACLEYAQRDRRFGSAQA; from the coding sequence ATGGCACGACGCGGGATTCTCACCCGTCACCGGAAGACCTACCGCACGCCCGACGCCCACCCCTCCGGCGCGCATCCGCCGAAGATCCCGGGCGAGCTGGTCCCCAAGCACGTCGCCATCGTGATGGACGGCAACGGCCGGTGGGCGACCGAGCGCGGGCTGCCGCGCACCGAGGGTCACAAGGTCGGCGAAGGCGTCGTCCTCGAAGTGCTCAAGGGCTGCCTGGAGATGGGTGTCAAGAACCTGTCGCTGTACGCGTTCTCCACCGAGAACTGGAAGCGCTCGCCGGACGAGGTGCGCTTCCTGATGAACTTCAACCGCGATGTGATCCGCCGCCGCCGCGAGGAGATGAACGAACTCGGCATCCGCATCCGCTGGGTGGGCCGGATGCCGAAGATGTGGAAGTCCGTGGTGCACGAGCTCCAGATCGCCCAGGAGCGCACGGTCGACAACGACGCGATGACGCTCTACTTCTGCCTGAACTACGGTGGCCGCGCCGAGATCGCCGACGCCGCGCAGGCGCTGGCCCGCGACGTCGCCTCGGGCCGGCTCGACCCGTCCAAGGTCAACGAGAAGACCTTCGCGAAGTACCTCTACTACCCCGACATGCCCGACGTGGACCTCTTCCTGCGGCCCAGCGGCGAGCAGCGCACCTCCAACTACCTGCTGTGGCAGAGCAGCTACGCGGAGATGGTCTTCCAGGACGTGCTCTGGCCGGACTTCGACCGCCGCGACCTGTGGCGGGCCTGCCTCGAATACGCCCAGCGCGACCGCCGCTTCGGCTCCGCCCAGGCGTAA
- the recO gene encoding DNA repair protein RecO: MSLFRDDGIVLRTQKLGEADRIITLLTRRNGRVRAVARGVRRTKSKFGARLEPFSHVDVQFFTRGGELVGRGLPLCTQGETIAPYGGAIVTDYERYTAGTAMLETAERFTDHEGEPAVQQYLLLVGALRTLAAGEHEPRLVLDAFLLRSLAVNGYAPSFDDCARCGMAGPNRFFSVGAGGVVCGECRVPGSVVPSREALELLGALLGGDWETADACEPRHCREGSGLVAAYLQWHLERGLRSLRFVEK, translated from the coding sequence ATGAGTCTGTTCCGCGACGACGGCATCGTGCTGCGCACCCAGAAACTGGGCGAGGCGGACCGGATCATCACCCTGCTGACCCGCAGGAACGGCCGGGTGCGCGCGGTGGCCCGCGGGGTGCGGCGCACCAAGTCGAAGTTCGGCGCCCGGCTGGAGCCGTTCAGCCACGTCGACGTGCAGTTCTTCACCCGGGGCGGGGAGCTCGTCGGCCGCGGCCTGCCACTGTGCACGCAGGGCGAGACCATCGCCCCGTACGGCGGCGCCATCGTCACCGACTACGAGCGCTACACCGCGGGCACCGCCATGCTGGAGACCGCCGAGCGCTTCACCGACCACGAGGGCGAGCCGGCCGTGCAGCAGTATTTGCTGCTGGTCGGCGCGCTGCGCACCCTTGCCGCGGGCGAGCACGAGCCGCGGCTGGTGCTGGACGCCTTCCTGCTGCGCTCGCTCGCCGTCAACGGCTACGCGCCGAGTTTCGACGACTGCGCCCGGTGCGGAATGGCCGGACCGAACCGGTTCTTTTCGGTCGGCGCGGGAGGAGTCGTCTGCGGCGAGTGCCGGGTGCCCGGAAGCGTCGTACCCTCACGGGAGGCACTGGAACTGCTCGGCGCGCTGCTGGGCGGTGACTGGGAGACCGCGGACGCCTGCGAGCCGCGCCACTGCCGTGAGGGCAGCGGGCTGGTGGCGGCCTACCTCCAGTGGCATCTGGAGCGCGGACTGCGGTCGCTGCGCTTCGTGGAGAAGTAG
- a CDS encoding response regulator transcription factor — protein MTESTPIRVLLADDQNLVRAAFAMLVESAPDMVVVGEAGNGLEAVDMAHGTRADVVVMDIRMPELDGIEATRRIAADDDLAGVRVLVLTTYDDDDHVVSALRAGASGFMVKDTRPAELLDAIRTVAAGDALLSPGPTARLIARVLRLPDRPLPSAPGPALLACLSDREREVLTLVARGLNNSEVGEALGLSPLTAKTHVSRIMGKLGARDRAQLVISAYESGLVAPGTEH, from the coding sequence ATGACCGAGTCCACGCCGATCCGGGTCCTGCTCGCCGACGACCAGAACCTGGTGCGCGCCGCGTTCGCGATGCTCGTCGAGTCCGCGCCGGACATGGTGGTGGTCGGCGAGGCGGGCAACGGCCTGGAAGCCGTCGACATGGCGCACGGCACCCGCGCGGACGTGGTCGTGATGGACATCCGCATGCCGGAGCTCGACGGCATCGAGGCGACCCGCAGGATCGCCGCCGACGACGACCTCGCGGGCGTGCGGGTGCTGGTGCTGACCACCTACGACGACGACGATCACGTGGTCTCCGCGCTGCGCGCGGGCGCGTCCGGCTTCATGGTCAAGGACACCCGGCCCGCCGAACTCCTGGACGCCATCCGCACGGTCGCCGCGGGTGACGCGCTGCTGTCGCCCGGCCCGACCGCGCGGCTGATCGCCCGGGTGCTGCGGCTGCCGGACCGCCCGCTGCCCAGCGCGCCCGGCCCGGCCCTGCTGGCCTGCCTCTCCGACCGGGAACGGGAGGTGCTCACCCTGGTCGCGCGCGGCCTGAACAACAGCGAGGTCGGCGAGGCGCTGGGCCTGAGCCCGCTCACCGCGAAGACCCACGTCAGCCGGATCATGGGCAAGCTGGGCGCCCGCGACCGCGCCCAACTGGTCATCTCCGCCTACGAGTCGGGCCTGGTCGCGCCGGGCACGGAGCACTGA
- a CDS encoding NAD-dependent epimerase/dehydratase family protein codes for MRVLVLGGTSFVGRAIVEAALESGADVTLFSRGRTGAELFPGVPRLLGDRDSGDYAALGQGGWDAVADVSGYLPRHVGQAMDVLGDRVGRYLFVSSHAVYRREGIAPGSDEDTPRRPAVRDTEELSEETYGPLKVACEDDVTARYGARATIVRPGKVAGPYDRSSAFTYWVRRAARGGRVAVPGDPRQPVQVVDSRDLARLVVRLITDDRAGAFHAVGPAAPTTLGGLIHTCARVAGAEVELVPVPPSTAPLPAMFPLIRPNWPTQQRDPARARAAGLPATPLATTAADVLAWDRQRGEPPLKYTFTPAQERAVLAAHAEPAHPPPPPNAPTDG; via the coding sequence ATGCGCGTACTCGTACTCGGCGGCACCTCGTTCGTGGGCCGCGCCATCGTCGAGGCCGCCCTGGAGTCCGGGGCCGACGTGACCCTCTTCAGCAGGGGCCGGACCGGGGCGGAGCTGTTCCCGGGCGTGCCCCGGCTGCTCGGGGACCGGGACAGCGGGGACTACGCGGCGCTGGGACAGGGCGGTTGGGACGCCGTGGCCGACGTCAGCGGGTATCTGCCGCGGCATGTCGGTCAGGCGATGGACGTGCTCGGCGACCGGGTCGGGCGGTACCTGTTCGTCTCCAGCCACGCGGTGTACCGGCGCGAGGGCATCGCGCCCGGCTCCGACGAGGACACCCCGCGCCGCCCCGCGGTCCGCGACACCGAGGAGCTGAGCGAGGAGACGTACGGCCCGCTGAAGGTCGCCTGCGAGGACGACGTCACCGCGCGGTACGGCGCCCGGGCCACGATCGTGCGGCCCGGGAAGGTGGCCGGCCCCTACGACCGGTCCAGCGCGTTCACCTACTGGGTGCGGCGGGCCGCCCGCGGCGGCCGGGTCGCCGTGCCGGGCGACCCGCGCCAACCGGTGCAGGTGGTCGACTCCCGCGACCTCGCCCGGCTGGTGGTCCGGCTGATCACCGACGACCGCGCCGGCGCCTTCCACGCGGTCGGCCCCGCCGCGCCGACCACCCTCGGCGGCCTCATCCACACCTGCGCCCGCGTCGCCGGCGCCGAGGTCGAACTCGTCCCCGTGCCGCCCTCCACCGCACCCCTCCCCGCGATGTTCCCGCTGATCCGCCCCAACTGGCCGACCCAGCAACGCGACCCCGCCCGCGCCCGCGCCGCCGGCCTGCCCGCCACCCCGCTGGCCACCACCGCCGCGGACGTCCTCGCCTGGGACCGGCAACGCGGCGAGCCCCCGCTGAAGTACACCTTCACCCCGGCACAGGAGCGCGCGGTCCTGGCCGCCCACGCCGAGCCCGCCCACCCCCCGCCCCCGCCGAACGCGCCCACGGACGGCTGA